A single genomic interval of Rhododendron vialii isolate Sample 1 chromosome 3a, ASM3025357v1 harbors:
- the LOC131319353 gene encoding uncharacterized protein LOC131319353 isoform X2, protein MTVSHFLCAVPKTLDALFTVASSSRFVNQPIGKLKHFSASSILPSIIIPQPHRRNCTAVSVPSTSEGQQLVRSPQLVALEYADLNLSDSFSEEVGHVRIRQHVNPLSASFSAPAPVPKWSEVYRDPTLPLVVDVGSGSGRFLMWLAKRNLERSQDPKNYLGLEIRQKLVMRAEYWANELALSNIHFIFANATVSFKELVSTYPGPLVLVSILCPDPHFKKKYHKRRVVQKHLVESIVDCLMPGGQKCLWLYA, encoded by the exons ATGACGGTGTCCCATTTTCTCTGCGCTGTGCCCAAGACCCTTGACGCCTTGTTTACCGTTGCATCGTCGTCTCGATTCGTCAATCAACCCATCGGAAAACTTAAACACTTTTCAGCTTCTTCTATATTACCATCAATAATAATCCCTCAACCCCATCGCCGCAACTGCACTGCTGTTTCTGTACCTTCTACTAGTGAGGGACAACAACTAGTCAGAAGCCCCCAGCTCGTCGCTTTGGAATACGCCGACCTCAATCTCTCCGACAGTTTTTCCGAG GAGGTGGGTCATGTTCGAATCCGGCAGCATGTTAACCCTCTCAGTGCGTCATTCtcg GCGCCAGCACCAGTTCCAAAGTGGAGTGAAGTGTACAGGGACCCAACGTTGCCACTTGTAGTGGATGTAGGGAGTG GTAGTGGCAGATTTCTCATGTGGCTAGCAAAAAGAAATCTGGAAAGAAGTCAGGATCCCAAGAATTATTTGGGACTCGAAATACGGCAGAAA TTGGTCATGCGTGCTGAGTACTGGGCAAATGAGCTGGCTTTATCTAATAT TCATTTCATATTCGCAAATGCCACGGTTTCTTTCAAAGAACTCGTATCCACATACCCTGGACCCTTGGTGTTAGTTTCCATCCTG TGTCCGGACCCGCATTTCAAGAAAAAGTATCATAAAAGAAGGGTTGTTCAGAAGCATTTAGTGGAATCTATTGTAGATTGTCTAATGCCAGGAGGACAG AAATGCCTATGGCTCTACGCATAA
- the LOC131319528 gene encoding glycine-rich protein A3-like, with amino-acid sequence MGGGNDDRDESNDKGLFSHLAGYAAGHYPPSHGAYPPPPGYPSQGNPPQGYPPAAYPPNAGYPPHGGYPPAGYPPPGGYPSAPYPPQGGYPSSPYPPPGGYPPAGYPGPSASHHSGHGPGMGALIAGGAAAAAAAYGAHQLSHGSHHLGHGGFSGHHHGKFKHGKFKHGKHGMFGKHGGKFMKFKKWK; translated from the exons ATGGGAGGTGGAAATGATGATCGGGACGAGTCTAATGATAAAGGACTTTTCTCTCATCTTGCTGGATATGCTGCTGGACACTATCCTCCATCTCATGGCGCTTATCCTCCTCCTCCAGGATATCCCTCTCAAGGAAATCCCCCTCAAGGCTACCCACCGGCTGCATATCCTCCTAATGCCGGATATCCTCCTCATGGCGGATACCCGCCAGCGGGATATCCTCCCCCCGGTGGATATCCATCAGCACCATATCCTCCCCAAGGTGGTTATCCGTCGTCACCATATCCTCCCCCAGGTGGATACCCACCTGCAGGATATCCTGGTCCATCTGCTTCGCATCATTCAG GGCATGGACCTGGTATGGGTGCACTGATAGCTGGGGGTGCTGCTGCTGCAGCTGCTGCTTATGGGGCTCACCAGCTGTCCCATGGTTCCCATCATCTTGGGCATGGGGGTTTCTCCGGTCATCACCACGGAAAGTTTAAGCACGGAAAGTTCAAGCACGGTAAGCACGGAATGTTTGGAAAGCATGGGGGAAAGTTCATGAAGTTCAAAAAGTGGAAGTGA
- the LOC131319353 gene encoding uncharacterized protein LOC131319353 isoform X1: MTVSHFLCAVPKTLDALFTVASSSRFVNQPIGKLKHFSASSILPSIIIPQPHRRNCTAVSVPSTSEGQQLVRSPQLVALEYADLNLSDSFSEEVGHVRIRQHVNPLSASFSAPAPVPKWSEVYRDPTLPLVVDVGSGSGRFLMWLAKRNLERSQDPKNYLGLEIRQKLVMRAEYWANELALSNIHFIFANATVSFKELVSTYPGPLVLVSILCPDPHFKKKYHKRRVVQKHLVESIVDCLMPGGQVFIQSDVLEVALDMREKFDAFSDGLLHVEKFDADVLCDNEGWLLSNPMGIRTEREIHAEFEGAKIYRRLYRKRI, from the exons ATGACGGTGTCCCATTTTCTCTGCGCTGTGCCCAAGACCCTTGACGCCTTGTTTACCGTTGCATCGTCGTCTCGATTCGTCAATCAACCCATCGGAAAACTTAAACACTTTTCAGCTTCTTCTATATTACCATCAATAATAATCCCTCAACCCCATCGCCGCAACTGCACTGCTGTTTCTGTACCTTCTACTAGTGAGGGACAACAACTAGTCAGAAGCCCCCAGCTCGTCGCTTTGGAATACGCCGACCTCAATCTCTCCGACAGTTTTTCCGAG GAGGTGGGTCATGTTCGAATCCGGCAGCATGTTAACCCTCTCAGTGCGTCATTCtcg GCGCCAGCACCAGTTCCAAAGTGGAGTGAAGTGTACAGGGACCCAACGTTGCCACTTGTAGTGGATGTAGGGAGTG GTAGTGGCAGATTTCTCATGTGGCTAGCAAAAAGAAATCTGGAAAGAAGTCAGGATCCCAAGAATTATTTGGGACTCGAAATACGGCAGAAA TTGGTCATGCGTGCTGAGTACTGGGCAAATGAGCTGGCTTTATCTAATAT TCATTTCATATTCGCAAATGCCACGGTTTCTTTCAAAGAACTCGTATCCACATACCCTGGACCCTTGGTGTTAGTTTCCATCCTG TGTCCGGACCCGCATTTCAAGAAAAAGTATCATAAAAGAAGGGTTGTTCAGAAGCATTTAGTGGAATCTATTGTAGATTGTCTAATGCCAGGAGGACAG GTATTTATACAGTCTGATGTGCTTGAAGTAGCACTTGACATGAGGGAGAAGTTCGACGCCTTTTCAGATGGGCTTCTGCACGTCGAAAAATTCGATGCAGACGTGCTTTGTGACAACGAGGGATGGTTACTCAGTAATCCAATGGGGATACGGACGGAGAGAGAGATCCATGCAGAATTCGAAGGCGCAAAAATATACAGGAGGCTGTATCGGAAGCGGATATGA
- the LOC131320382 gene encoding RNA polymerase sigma factor sigB-like isoform X3: MSHLPPQFKCVPDTFSFHSKSHLHSPTLLSTKRWHIYFRMPCILSRTSPHTSTTTTVLDMEKLQLTSLEAHSNLADADIPCTCVGAIGSATETTFGAVLAKETLLTGEEAITHATAAEAVSLAKAAANVSEDSRMMFGHYSSSKLDGRPAIIPSEPDTTQLAEIGVVGVEVGSTLAKNGLGENCYPSKEADDLEQILNGVAVRSRSQTEQKGRREKVAQKAAAKDTCVKSVFTTPKGRATLLQGDDYNPLGVLVGVTSRSRFLTRAEEHNLSEGVKDLLKIEKLREELDDGATFAEWAAAAGIDEKTLSCRLAHGIRCKEKIIRSFLGLVGSIAKTYHRPGRDLGELVWAGCQGIIRTTKRFDPTKGRFATYATWWIKLEIRKCVRDQSSSSRLPEEEDPLDDCSPEEAVRRRELKRELEKELDTLTPREKQVIKCRFGMDSGRSMTLQAIGDIMDVSRERVRQIEESALKKLKEKNRGNEDLELYLTDQKNQIY, encoded by the exons ATGTCCCATCTTCCGCCGCAGTTCAAGTGCGTCCCTGACACTTTCTCCTTTCACTCCAAATCCCACCTCCACTCCCCTACCCTACtct CAACAAAGAGATGGCATATATATTTTCGGATGCCATGCATCTTATCCCGAACGTCCCCACACACATCAACCACCACAACAGTACTTGATATGGAGAAACTGCAATTGACGTCTTTAGAAGCTCATTCAAATCTAGCTGATGCGGATATACCTTGTACATGTGTTGGGGCAATTGGTTCAGCCACAGAG ACAACCTTTGGAGCAGTTTTGGCTAAAGAAACTCTTCTTACTGGTGAAGAGGCTATTACACATGCCACGGCTGCTGAAGCAGTTTCTCTGGCAAAAGCAGCTGCTAATGTTTCTGAGGATTCAAGAATGATGTTTGGCCATTATAGCTCTTCAAAATTGGATGGCAGACCTGCAATTATTCCATCTGAACCAGATACAACACAGCTTGCAGAAATCGGAGTAGTTGGTGTAGAAGTAGGTTCGACATTAGCTAAAAATGGATTGGGTGAGAACTGCTATCCTTCTAAAGAAGCTGATGATTTGGAGCAAATACTCAATGGTGTAGCTGTGAGATCAAGGAGCCAAACAGAACAAAAAGGCAGAAGAGAAAAAGTAGCACAGAAAGCTGCAGCAAAGGATACATGTGTAAAATCTGTTTTTACAACCCCAAAAGGACGTGCTACTTTGCTACAAGGAGACGACTACAACCCATTGGGTGTCTTGGTTGGAGTTACCAGTAGATCCAGGTTTCTCACGCGTGCTGAAGAACATAACTTGTCAGAAGGAGTAAAG GACCtactgaaaattgaaaaacttagGGAGGAACTTGATGATGGGGCCACATTTGCAGAATGGGCTGCTGCTGCAGGTATTGATGAGAAGACCCTGAGTTGTCGTTTGGCTCACGGTATACGAtgcaaagaaaaaattattagaaGCTTTCTAGGGCTTGTTGGTTCGATTGCCAAAACTTATCATCGACCTGGAAGGGATCTCGGAGAGCTTGTTTGG GCTGGATGTCAAGGCATTATAAGAACTACAAAAAGGTTTGATCCTACGAAGGGGAGGTTCGCAACCTATGCTACCTGGTGGATTAAACTTGAAATTCGGAAGTGTGTTCGTGACCAGTCGAGCTCTTCTCGGTTACCT GAAGAGGAAGACCCGCTTGATGATTGTTCACCTGAAGAAGCAGTGAGGAGACGAGAATTAAAGAGGGAGCTGGAGAAGGAGCTGGACACACTCACACCAAGGGAGAAGCAGGTCATCAAATGCAGATTTGGGATGGACAGTGGAAGATCTATGACATTGCAAGCGATTGGGGACATAATGGATGTAAGCAGAGAGAGAGTAAGGCAAATTGAGGAGTCTgcactcaaaaagttgaaggaaaaaaacCGTGGCAATGAAGATTTGGAGTTGTACTTGACGGATCAGAA AAATCAGATTTATTAG
- the LOC131320382 gene encoding RNA polymerase sigma factor sigB-like isoform X4 translates to MSHLPPQFKCVPDTFSFHSKSHLHSPTLLSTKRWHIYFRMPCILSRTSPHTSTTTTVLDMEKLQLTSLEAHSNLADADIPCTCVGAIGSATETTFGAVLAKETLLTGEEAITHATAAEAVSLAKAAANVSEDSRMMFGHYSSSKLDGRPAIIPSEPDTTQLAEIGVVGVEVGSTLAKNGLGENCYPSKEADDLEQILNGVAVRSRSQTEQKGRREKVAQKAAAKDTCVKSVFTTPKGRATLLQGDDYNPLGVLVGVTSRSRFLTRAEEHNLSEGVKDLLKIEKLREELDDGATFAEWAAAAGIDEKTLSCRLAHGIRCKEKIIRSFLGLVGSIAKTYHRPGRDLGELVWAGCQGIIRTTKRFDPTKGRFATYATWWIKLEIRKCVRDQSSSSRLPEEEDPLDDCSPEEAVRRRELKRELEKELDTLTPREKQVIKCRFGMDSGRSMTLQAIGDIMDVSRERVRQIEESALKKLKEKNRGNEDLELYLTDQKLY, encoded by the exons ATGTCCCATCTTCCGCCGCAGTTCAAGTGCGTCCCTGACACTTTCTCCTTTCACTCCAAATCCCACCTCCACTCCCCTACCCTACtct CAACAAAGAGATGGCATATATATTTTCGGATGCCATGCATCTTATCCCGAACGTCCCCACACACATCAACCACCACAACAGTACTTGATATGGAGAAACTGCAATTGACGTCTTTAGAAGCTCATTCAAATCTAGCTGATGCGGATATACCTTGTACATGTGTTGGGGCAATTGGTTCAGCCACAGAG ACAACCTTTGGAGCAGTTTTGGCTAAAGAAACTCTTCTTACTGGTGAAGAGGCTATTACACATGCCACGGCTGCTGAAGCAGTTTCTCTGGCAAAAGCAGCTGCTAATGTTTCTGAGGATTCAAGAATGATGTTTGGCCATTATAGCTCTTCAAAATTGGATGGCAGACCTGCAATTATTCCATCTGAACCAGATACAACACAGCTTGCAGAAATCGGAGTAGTTGGTGTAGAAGTAGGTTCGACATTAGCTAAAAATGGATTGGGTGAGAACTGCTATCCTTCTAAAGAAGCTGATGATTTGGAGCAAATACTCAATGGTGTAGCTGTGAGATCAAGGAGCCAAACAGAACAAAAAGGCAGAAGAGAAAAAGTAGCACAGAAAGCTGCAGCAAAGGATACATGTGTAAAATCTGTTTTTACAACCCCAAAAGGACGTGCTACTTTGCTACAAGGAGACGACTACAACCCATTGGGTGTCTTGGTTGGAGTTACCAGTAGATCCAGGTTTCTCACGCGTGCTGAAGAACATAACTTGTCAGAAGGAGTAAAG GACCtactgaaaattgaaaaacttagGGAGGAACTTGATGATGGGGCCACATTTGCAGAATGGGCTGCTGCTGCAGGTATTGATGAGAAGACCCTGAGTTGTCGTTTGGCTCACGGTATACGAtgcaaagaaaaaattattagaaGCTTTCTAGGGCTTGTTGGTTCGATTGCCAAAACTTATCATCGACCTGGAAGGGATCTCGGAGAGCTTGTTTGG GCTGGATGTCAAGGCATTATAAGAACTACAAAAAGGTTTGATCCTACGAAGGGGAGGTTCGCAACCTATGCTACCTGGTGGATTAAACTTGAAATTCGGAAGTGTGTTCGTGACCAGTCGAGCTCTTCTCGGTTACCT GAAGAGGAAGACCCGCTTGATGATTGTTCACCTGAAGAAGCAGTGAGGAGACGAGAATTAAAGAGGGAGCTGGAGAAGGAGCTGGACACACTCACACCAAGGGAGAAGCAGGTCATCAAATGCAGATTTGGGATGGACAGTGGAAGATCTATGACATTGCAAGCGATTGGGGACATAATGGATGTAAGCAGAGAGAGAGTAAGGCAAATTGAGGAGTCTgcactcaaaaagttgaaggaaaaaaacCGTGGCAATGAAGATTTGGAGTTGTACTTGACGGATCAGAAGTTGTACTGA
- the LOC131320382 gene encoding RNA polymerase sigma factor sigB-like isoform X1, producing MSHLPPQFKCVPDTFSFHSKSHLHSPTLLSTKRWHIYFRMPCILSRTSPHTSTTTTVLDMEKLQLTSLEAHSNLADADIPCTCVGAIGSATETTFGAVLAKETLLTGEEAITHATAAEAVSLAKAAANVSEDSRMMFGHYSSSKLDGRPAIIPSEPDTTQLAEIGVVGVEVGSTLAKNGLGENCYPSKEADDLEQILNGVAVRSRSQTEQKGRREKVAQKAAAKDTCVKSVFTTPKGRATLLQGDDYNPLGVLVGVTSRSRFLTRAEEHNLSEGVKDLLKIEKLREELDDGATFAEWAAAAGIDEKTLSCRLAHGIRCKEKIIRSFLGLVGSIAKTYHRPGRDLGELVWAGCQGIIRTTKRFDPTKGRFATYATWWIKLEIRKCVRDQSSSSRLPVHLVESLRKVKAARNRFYSKTGRSPSKAQVAKETRLSMKSLQFLLLVPRERISMDQKWLNDTYQGGSSPLYRDWDSEEEEDPLDDCSPEEAVRRRELKRELEKELDTLTPREKQVIKCRFGMDSGRSMTLQAIGDIMDVSRERVRQIEESALKKLKEKNRGNEDLELYLTDQKNQIY from the exons ATGTCCCATCTTCCGCCGCAGTTCAAGTGCGTCCCTGACACTTTCTCCTTTCACTCCAAATCCCACCTCCACTCCCCTACCCTACtct CAACAAAGAGATGGCATATATATTTTCGGATGCCATGCATCTTATCCCGAACGTCCCCACACACATCAACCACCACAACAGTACTTGATATGGAGAAACTGCAATTGACGTCTTTAGAAGCTCATTCAAATCTAGCTGATGCGGATATACCTTGTACATGTGTTGGGGCAATTGGTTCAGCCACAGAG ACAACCTTTGGAGCAGTTTTGGCTAAAGAAACTCTTCTTACTGGTGAAGAGGCTATTACACATGCCACGGCTGCTGAAGCAGTTTCTCTGGCAAAAGCAGCTGCTAATGTTTCTGAGGATTCAAGAATGATGTTTGGCCATTATAGCTCTTCAAAATTGGATGGCAGACCTGCAATTATTCCATCTGAACCAGATACAACACAGCTTGCAGAAATCGGAGTAGTTGGTGTAGAAGTAGGTTCGACATTAGCTAAAAATGGATTGGGTGAGAACTGCTATCCTTCTAAAGAAGCTGATGATTTGGAGCAAATACTCAATGGTGTAGCTGTGAGATCAAGGAGCCAAACAGAACAAAAAGGCAGAAGAGAAAAAGTAGCACAGAAAGCTGCAGCAAAGGATACATGTGTAAAATCTGTTTTTACAACCCCAAAAGGACGTGCTACTTTGCTACAAGGAGACGACTACAACCCATTGGGTGTCTTGGTTGGAGTTACCAGTAGATCCAGGTTTCTCACGCGTGCTGAAGAACATAACTTGTCAGAAGGAGTAAAG GACCtactgaaaattgaaaaacttagGGAGGAACTTGATGATGGGGCCACATTTGCAGAATGGGCTGCTGCTGCAGGTATTGATGAGAAGACCCTGAGTTGTCGTTTGGCTCACGGTATACGAtgcaaagaaaaaattattagaaGCTTTCTAGGGCTTGTTGGTTCGATTGCCAAAACTTATCATCGACCTGGAAGGGATCTCGGAGAGCTTGTTTGG GCTGGATGTCAAGGCATTATAAGAACTACAAAAAGGTTTGATCCTACGAAGGGGAGGTTCGCAACCTATGCTACCTGGTGGATTAAACTTGAAATTCGGAAGTGTGTTCGTGACCAGTCGAGCTCTTCTCGGTTACCT GTCCACCTGGTTGAGTCACTTCGTAAAGTGAAGGCGGCCAGAAATCGATTTTACAGCAAAACTGGAAGGTCACCCAGCAAGGCACAAGTTGCCAAGGAAACAAGGCTCTCAATGAAGAGCCTCCAATTTCTACTACTCGTCCCTAGAGAAAGAATCTCTATGGACCAGAAGTGGCTGAACGACACATACCAGGGTGGATCCAGCCCGTTATATAGAGACTGGGACAGTGAG GAAGAGGAAGACCCGCTTGATGATTGTTCACCTGAAGAAGCAGTGAGGAGACGAGAATTAAAGAGGGAGCTGGAGAAGGAGCTGGACACACTCACACCAAGGGAGAAGCAGGTCATCAAATGCAGATTTGGGATGGACAGTGGAAGATCTATGACATTGCAAGCGATTGGGGACATAATGGATGTAAGCAGAGAGAGAGTAAGGCAAATTGAGGAGTCTgcactcaaaaagttgaaggaaaaaaacCGTGGCAATGAAGATTTGGAGTTGTACTTGACGGATCAGAA AAATCAGATTTATTAG
- the LOC131320382 gene encoding RNA polymerase sigma factor sigB-like isoform X2, which translates to MSHLPPQFKCVPDTFSFHSKSHLHSPTLLSTKRWHIYFRMPCILSRTSPHTSTTTTVLDMEKLQLTSLEAHSNLADADIPCTCVGAIGSATETTFGAVLAKETLLTGEEAITHATAAEAVSLAKAAANVSEDSRMMFGHYSSSKLDGRPAIIPSEPDTTQLAEIGVVGVEVGSTLAKNGLGENCYPSKEADDLEQILNGVAVRSRSQTEQKGRREKVAQKAAAKDTCVKSVFTTPKGRATLLQGDDYNPLGVLVGVTSRSRFLTRAEEHNLSEGVKDLLKIEKLREELDDGATFAEWAAAAGIDEKTLSCRLAHGIRCKEKIIRSFLGLVGSIAKTYHRPGRDLGELVWAGCQGIIRTTKRFDPTKGRFATYATWWIKLEIRKCVRDQSSSSRLPVHLVESLRKVKAARNRFYSKTGRSPSKAQVAKETRLSMKSLQFLLLVPRERISMDQKWLNDTYQGGSSPLYRDWDSEEEEDPLDDCSPEEAVRRRELKRELEKELDTLTPREKQVIKCRFGMDSGRSMTLQAIGDIMDVSRERVRQIEESALKKLKEKNRGNEDLELYLTDQKLY; encoded by the exons ATGTCCCATCTTCCGCCGCAGTTCAAGTGCGTCCCTGACACTTTCTCCTTTCACTCCAAATCCCACCTCCACTCCCCTACCCTACtct CAACAAAGAGATGGCATATATATTTTCGGATGCCATGCATCTTATCCCGAACGTCCCCACACACATCAACCACCACAACAGTACTTGATATGGAGAAACTGCAATTGACGTCTTTAGAAGCTCATTCAAATCTAGCTGATGCGGATATACCTTGTACATGTGTTGGGGCAATTGGTTCAGCCACAGAG ACAACCTTTGGAGCAGTTTTGGCTAAAGAAACTCTTCTTACTGGTGAAGAGGCTATTACACATGCCACGGCTGCTGAAGCAGTTTCTCTGGCAAAAGCAGCTGCTAATGTTTCTGAGGATTCAAGAATGATGTTTGGCCATTATAGCTCTTCAAAATTGGATGGCAGACCTGCAATTATTCCATCTGAACCAGATACAACACAGCTTGCAGAAATCGGAGTAGTTGGTGTAGAAGTAGGTTCGACATTAGCTAAAAATGGATTGGGTGAGAACTGCTATCCTTCTAAAGAAGCTGATGATTTGGAGCAAATACTCAATGGTGTAGCTGTGAGATCAAGGAGCCAAACAGAACAAAAAGGCAGAAGAGAAAAAGTAGCACAGAAAGCTGCAGCAAAGGATACATGTGTAAAATCTGTTTTTACAACCCCAAAAGGACGTGCTACTTTGCTACAAGGAGACGACTACAACCCATTGGGTGTCTTGGTTGGAGTTACCAGTAGATCCAGGTTTCTCACGCGTGCTGAAGAACATAACTTGTCAGAAGGAGTAAAG GACCtactgaaaattgaaaaacttagGGAGGAACTTGATGATGGGGCCACATTTGCAGAATGGGCTGCTGCTGCAGGTATTGATGAGAAGACCCTGAGTTGTCGTTTGGCTCACGGTATACGAtgcaaagaaaaaattattagaaGCTTTCTAGGGCTTGTTGGTTCGATTGCCAAAACTTATCATCGACCTGGAAGGGATCTCGGAGAGCTTGTTTGG GCTGGATGTCAAGGCATTATAAGAACTACAAAAAGGTTTGATCCTACGAAGGGGAGGTTCGCAACCTATGCTACCTGGTGGATTAAACTTGAAATTCGGAAGTGTGTTCGTGACCAGTCGAGCTCTTCTCGGTTACCT GTCCACCTGGTTGAGTCACTTCGTAAAGTGAAGGCGGCCAGAAATCGATTTTACAGCAAAACTGGAAGGTCACCCAGCAAGGCACAAGTTGCCAAGGAAACAAGGCTCTCAATGAAGAGCCTCCAATTTCTACTACTCGTCCCTAGAGAAAGAATCTCTATGGACCAGAAGTGGCTGAACGACACATACCAGGGTGGATCCAGCCCGTTATATAGAGACTGGGACAGTGAG GAAGAGGAAGACCCGCTTGATGATTGTTCACCTGAAGAAGCAGTGAGGAGACGAGAATTAAAGAGGGAGCTGGAGAAGGAGCTGGACACACTCACACCAAGGGAGAAGCAGGTCATCAAATGCAGATTTGGGATGGACAGTGGAAGATCTATGACATTGCAAGCGATTGGGGACATAATGGATGTAAGCAGAGAGAGAGTAAGGCAAATTGAGGAGTCTgcactcaaaaagttgaaggaaaaaaacCGTGGCAATGAAGATTTGGAGTTGTACTTGACGGATCAGAAGTTGTACTGA